The Acetomicrobium sp. S15 = DSM 107314 genome contains the following window.
TCATAATTCCCGCCATGCCTCCCAAAGCCGGCCCCAGGAAAAATATGAACCGAATCACCGCGTCGACATCCACTCCGAGCATCGTGGCCATCTCTCGATCCAAGGCCGTCGCGCGAATTGCAGCCCCGAATCTGGTCTTCAATATATATGACAATTTCAGCTATATTTTTACTATCTCTGCTCATCTCTTATCGGATTCCACTCCTCTTCCTGAAGGGTCTCGCTGCTCAGTCGCGTTACCCGTTGGCGAGGTCTATCCAAAGGCTGACTTTCAAGCTTGCGTCCTCCACAAAGTGCGAAGCAGCCTGAAGAAGGTGAGAGCAAGACATAGAGCGGCTGTAGGAGAGGACTTAAAGAGGATCTACAAGCA
Protein-coding sequences here:
- a CDS encoding ABC transporter permease subunit, giving the protein MSYILKTRFGAAIRATALDREMATMLGVDVDAVIRFIFFLGPALGGMAGIM